From the genome of Candidatus Cloacimonadota bacterium:
AGTGTGAAAAAAATATTGGTAGCATTTGCTACAGACGATGGTAATAATTTTATGGACAGACATTTTGGCGATGCAAATTATTATGATATCTATGAAATTAATGAAACCGGTGCCGATTTTGTGAAAAGAATTGATAATACAACTGAGGAAGAAGAAGAGCACGCCGACCCTAAAAAAGCAAAAGGAATCACAAATCTATTGCTAAAAGAAAATGTTCAGGTGGTCGTTTCCAAAATATTTGGTCCTAATATAAAAAGGATAAAGAAAAAATTCGTTTGCGTGGTAATGAACGATGAATCCATCGAAGACAGTATGAATAGAATTTGTAAAAACATTCGACTTGTTATGGCAGAATGGGAAAAAGGTAAGGATAGAAAACACTTAATTCTTAGAACAAGTGAATAAATTTTAAACTAATTAGTGTCTATCCGTAAAGTAGCCTTTTCGAGAAGTCACGGACCATTCCGTGACTAATTGAGAAAATTATCTATTAAGTTAATTAGCATTATATTTGTGAGTTGGAAAAACTTAAGTCAATTTCAAAAAAACGGAACTTAACTCAAGATTTTCCTTTACGGATGGACACTAAATAGTAGTTTAAGGAATTCTAATATGCAAAATTGGGAAAAAAATAAAGGAGTAACTTTTTTGAAAAAAGTTGGCATCCGAAAGGATTTTCATCTGCTTGATTTTGGGGCAAGAAGAGGAACTTACAGCNNNNNNNNNNNNNNNNNNNNNNNNNNNNNNNNNNNNNNNNNNNNNNNNNNNNNNNNNNNNNNNNNNNNNNNNNNNNNNNNNNNNNNNNNNNNNNNNNNNNTAGTAGTTTAAGGAATTCTAATATGCAAAATTGGGAAAAAAATAAAGGAGTAACTTTTTTGAAAAAAGTTGGCATCCGAAAGGATTTTCATCTGCTTGATTTTGGGGCAAGAAGAGGAACTTACAGCCTACCTGCTGCTAAAATTGTAGGGAAAAATGGAGAAGTATTTTCTTTGGATAAAAATAAATCTGCTTTGAATACTTTGCAAAACAGATCAAAAAATCTGGGTTTGGAAAATATTAAAATTGTCAATACAGATGGTAATTTGCAATTAGATTTCCCAAATAATTTTTTTGATGCGGTTTTGTTTTATGATATTCTCCACATGCTTACAAAAGATCAAAGAAAGTTGATTTTTACAGAAGCATTTCGGGTGTTAAAACCAAAAGCATTGCTCAGTGTTTATCCAAAGCATATAAAAACCGATTGTCCTAATGCGGAATTTAAAAATTTATCCTTAGAAGATGTAATTTCAGAAATTGAAGAACACAATTTTATATTTTCAGAAAAAATATGCGATAATCTAATGCATGACGATTTTCCAAACTTTGGATGTGTGATTAATTTTATTCCTTTAACCCTCCAATAATAATGAAATACATTTGTTCCGACAAAAGATTAATGAAGAATTATCAATCGCTTTCAGCGAATAATGATTTTTCATTTATTTCACTGGGGTAGCAAATCAACTCTAGCCTATTTTACTTAACTGCTTTGCAGTAAAGATTAGAAAATGATATAGCCTAAAAAATGATAATTCTATTTAATTTCACAAAATCATTTCGTGTTTTTTCGTGCCTGCCCCGTTAAATTGGTTTGTGTATTTAACCGGGGTATTTCGTTGTAAAAAATATTTTAATATGAAAAAAGCACAACCCGATCCACTGCAATTTTTATTGGACAAATATAGCCTTGATATTGGCAAAATAGATCAAATTTCTTGTGGCGCAAAATATTCTGCAGTCATGCTAACAAATGGGAACATCGGCGTTTGTGCAAACTTGAGATCGAAAATATCACTCAAAAAGCATGACTTAAAAATTCCTGATATGAATAATTTTCATCATAGGATTTTACTCACCGCCTATTTCAACGCCTTGCTAAATTATTCAAATCAATACGATAATGGTGGTGATATGTTTGAGTTAATTGATTTTTCCCAGTATAAAAGTTTGGTAATGATAGGGCTTTTTTATCCGATTGTGCGGAAACTTCAAAATGCCGGTATCCCGATTAACATATTTGATTTGAACAAGACGGATGAAATTTTGACTCCTATTTCAGAACAAAAAAAATATCTTAAAAAAGCAGATGCGATCATTCTTACCGGTACTGCGATTTTCAATAAAACTTTTGTGGATCTAATTAGAAATACAAACTCGAATTGCGAGATTTTTATGCTTGGTCCTTCCTCAATTATGCATCAGAAAATTTTGGAATACAAAAACATGAAATTTATCTTCGGATCAGTATTCAAAAAATATGATGAAAGAATTTTAGAAATAATTAGAAACGGTGGGGGAACACAAAGGTTTTTAAAATTTGGCAGAAAGGTTTTTATTTCAAAAAACGGATAAGGCGACGTTAGCAAACGTCGCCTTCGATGAACGACACATCATTTCCAACGTCGCCATTCTCAAAACAAAAAACGTATAATCCTTTTCGCAATATTGCAAAATCCCAATTTTTATTAAAATAAAATTTACAGAAATATTGATAAATATTTCTCGTATTGTAAAATTTGTAAACAAATAATTGAATAAAAATTTTTGGAGATTATATGAATAAAGACACCAAAGAAAATTTAGAAAAGGAGCAAGATAATCAAAATTCTAATCTGGTCATTGTTTCCGATATTTTACCAGACAAATTGCTGGTTTTACCAATTAATAAACGTCCCGTTTTCCCGGGAATGATGCTTCCGCTTACGTTCTCTGGTGAAACACACCTCAAAATCGTGAAGCGAGCCTACGAAAAAGAAAAGGGATTTCTCGGTATAGTCTTAATTGATGAAATTAACAATGAAAATTTTCTTAAGTCCAAATTATATTCTGTTGGGACAGTGGTTAAGATTCATAAAATGAATCATGCTGCGGATAATTCCATTCAACTTTTAACACAAGGCTTAGAAAGATTTTCTTATCAACGGACAGAGTGGAACAAGCATATTTTGAAATGGAAAATAAAATACCATTCTGAGGAAACGGTTGAACCTTCGGACGAATTGCGTGCCTATACAATGGCGATTATGTCAGCTCTAAAAGAGATGTATAAACGGGATCAGATATTTCAGGAGCAGCTCAAGATCGTGATGTCGCAAATTTCATATAATAACACAGCCCAATTGCTGGATCTTGTTGCTTCAATTCTTCACAGTGATGCAGAGGAACTTCAGGATGTACTCGAAGCATTTGATTTGATAGAAAGAAGTAAAAAAATTCTCACTCTTCTGAAAAAGGAATTAGAGTTAACTCATTTGCAACAGGATATTGAAAATCAAATTGAAGAGAAAATTTCCAAGCAACAGCGGGAATTTTTTTTAAACGAACAGCTGAAGATCA
Proteins encoded in this window:
- a CDS encoding NifB/NifX family molybdenum-iron cluster-binding protein, with amino-acid sequence MKKILVAFATDDGNNFMDRHFGDANYYDIYEINETGADFVKRIDNTTEEEEEHADPKKAKGITNLLLKENVQVVVSKIFGPNIKRIKKKFVCVVMNDESIEDSMNRICKNIRLVMAEWEKGKDRKHLILRTSE
- a CDS encoding class I SAM-dependent methyltransferase produces the protein SSLRNSNMQNWEKNKGVTFLKKVGIRKDFHLLDFGARRGTYSLPAAKIVGKNGEVFSLDKNKSALNTLQNRSKNLGLENIKIVNTDGNLQLDFPNNFFDAVLFYDILHMLTKDQRKLIFTEAFRVLKPKALLSVYPKHIKTDCPNAEFKNLSLEDVISEIEEHNFIFSEKICDNLMHDDFPNFGCVINFIPLTLQ
- a CDS encoding DUF364 domain-containing protein, giving the protein MKKAQPDPLQFLLDKYSLDIGKIDQISCGAKYSAVMLTNGNIGVCANLRSKISLKKHDLKIPDMNNFHHRILLTAYFNALLNYSNQYDNGGDMFELIDFSQYKSLVMIGLFYPIVRKLQNAGIPINIFDLNKTDEILTPISEQKKYLKKADAIILTGTAIFNKTFVDLIRNTNSNCEIFMLGPSSIMHQKILEYKNMKFIFGSVFKKYDERILEIIRNGGGTQRFLKFGRKVFISKNG